Part of the Myxococcaceae bacterium JPH2 genome, CAGCCGTCGCTACCACCGCGCGCTCAGCCTGGCGGTGCTGCGGCCGGACCGGCTGGTGGACACGCTGCCCTCGAACATGGGCGACGTCATGCGCAAGCGCGTCCGCCACCCCGACGCAATCGCCCACCTGGGCAGCGGCGTCTTCGCGGTGGTGTTGCCCGAGTGCAACGCCGAGGCCGCACGCACCGTCATCGGTCGGCTGCTGCCCGATGTCGAAAAGGTGACGTCCATCGAGTACCGCTCGGCGGTGGCGGACGTTAGCCAGGACAGCGACCCGGTGGAGAAGCTGCTGGAGAAGCTGGGCGCCCCGCCGCTCGAGGTGGTCTGAGCGACCTGCGCACGGGCGCCGGGCGGAGTAGAGTTCGGGGCAGCGTGCGCCCCGTCCTGCTCTCCGCCCGTGTCGTCCTGCTGCTCTGTGTCCTTGTCGCCGATGGTGCGTCGGCGGCGGGCCGCGCGAAGCCGCCCCGAGTGGACCGCGAGGCCATGCGCGAGGCGATGGACGCGGCCGCCGCGGACGACGGCTCGACGGCTTCGTCCGCCAGCTACGCGCACTTCCTGCAGTCCCGACTGATGCACTGGGACGGCGACCACCGTGGCTCGGTGGACGAGCTGCGGCTGGCCCTGGCCACGGATGAGGGCAACCCGCTGCTGCTCACCCGCTTGGGCGAGGAGTACGCGCGCGCGGGAGATCTCGACCGCGCCGAGCGCGAGCTGAAGCGCGCCGTGGAGAAAGCTCCGACGTACTACGCGGCGCACGTGATGTTGGGGCGGGTGCTGCTCGAAGGAGGGCGCCTCACGCGCGCGCGCCAGCACCTGCGTCGCGCCATGTCGCTGCGCCCTCGCGACCCAGAGGCCTATCTGGTGCTGGCGCAGCTCGAGCTGGAGGGCGGCGCGCCCGCCGAGGCCGTGAAGGTCGTGGATGCGCTCGCGGTGGCGCTCCCGGGCGAGGCCTCGGGATATCAGCGCCTGGGGTTGGCCCTGGCCGAGCGCGGCGACTCGGCCCGCGCCGAGCGCCTCTTGCAGAAGGCCACCGAGCGAGACCCGGGCGACGTGGACTCGTGGACCGCGCTGGCGCACCTGTACGACGGGACGGGCCGCGCGGCCGAGGCGGAAGAGGCGTTGGCGAAGGCGCTTCAAGGGGATCCGGATCGCCAGGACGTCTTGCTGGCCGCGGGTCGCGCGGCGCTCAAGGCGGGCTCCCCCGTTCGGGCGCGCGCGTACTTCGACCGCTTGCTGTCGCTGACGGACGAGCCGGAGACGGCGGTGCGCGTGGCGTTCAGCTACTTGTCCGCGAGGCAGACGGACGCCGCCGCCGAGGTGCTGGACACCGCTCACAAGGTGGCTCCGAGCGAGCCTCGGCTCCCGTACTATCTGGGGCTGGTCTTGGAACGTCAGCGCCGCTTCAGCGCCGCGGCCAGTGCCTTCGCGGAGGTCCCCGCCAGCGCCGAGGTCTTCGTCGATGCCCGCACGCGCCGGGCCCGCTGCCTCTCCCTGGCCGGGGAGCACGCGCGGGCGCTCGCGCTGTTCCGCGCCGCGCAGCAGGACGCGCCGGAGGACCTGGACCTGCGCGTGCTCCATGCCCGCGCGCTGGAGCGGGGTGGGGCGCCCGCCAAGGCGGAGGCCTTGCTGCGCGAGGCGCTGGCGACCGCGCCCACTCCGCTCGTGTACGACGCGCTGGCCGCGACGCTGGAGCGGCAGGGCAAGGGGGCCGAGGCGCTGGCGCTCTTGGGCGCGGCGCTCGCGAAGTCGCCTCGAGATCCAGGGCTGCTCTACTCGCTGGCCACGGTGCATGAGCGTCAGGGCCAGCTCGACGCCGCACGGGCTCGGATTCGTGAGCTGCTCACGGTGGAGCCGGACCACGCCTCGGCGATGAACTTCCTGGGCTATCTCCTGGCGTCCTCGGGGCGCGAGCTGGACGAGGCCGAGCGCCTCGTCGCCCGCGCGCTCCGGCTGCGCCCCGACACCGGGGCGTTCCTCGACTCGCTGGGGTGGGTGTACTTCCATCGAGGAGAGACCCAGCGAGCCGTGGACGCGCTGGAGCGCGCCTCCGAGTTGGCTCCGGATGAGCCCGTCATCCTCGAACACCTCGGCGATGCCTACGCGCAGGCTCGGCGCGCCGCGGACGCAGCCCGGGTCTGGCGCCGCGCGGTGGAGGTGCTGGCCTTGGAGCCCGAAGCGGCGGAGCCGGCAGATCAGCGTCTGGGCCTCGAGCGGAAGTTGAAGGCGCTATCCACCGCCGCCACGGGCCGCTAAGGTCTCGCCTCTATGCCGCGTCACGACGAAGGCTTCTTCACCGCGAAGGATCAGACCCGGCTCTTCTGGACGCTGGACCTGCCCGAAGGTGAGCCGAAGGCCCATGTCGCCGTGCTCCATGGCTATGGCGACCATGTGGGCCGCTACCGCCCGGTCATCGACGCGCTCGTGGCGGACGGCTTCGCGGTGCATGGCGTGGACTATCGCGGGCACGGCCGCGCGGACGGTCGCCGCGGGTACTGCGCGAAGTGGCCGGACTACCTGGACGACCTGGACGGCTTCTGGCAGCGCGTGCGTCGCGAAGCGGGGACGAAGAAGTCCTTCCTCCTGGCGCACAGCCACGGCGGCCTGATGGCGGCGCACCAACTGGCGCGCGGCATGGAGGGCCTGTCCGGCGCGGTCCTGTCAGCCCCGTACCTCAAGCTGGCCATCACCCCGCCGGCCCTCAAGGTCCTGGCCGCGCGCGTGGTGGGGAAGGCCGTGCCGTGGTTGCAGCTCAAGACGGAACTCAAGCCGGAGGACCTGAGCCGCGACGTCCAGGTGCAGAACGCGGTCCGTGAGGACCCGCTCTACAACCCGACGGTGACGCCGCGCTGGTTCATCGAGTCCACCCAGGCCCAAGGCCAGGTGGCGCTGCTGGCGCCGAAGATTCAAGTACCGCTGTTCGTGCTGTGTGGCTCGGAGGATGGGGTGGCGGCGCCGACGGCGGCGCGGGCCTTCTTCGAGGCGGCGGGTACAGCGGACAAGAAGTTCAAGGAGTATCCCGGCATGCGCCACGAGCCTCTGAACGAGGTGGGGCGCGAAGAGGTGTTCCGGGACATCTCCGGCTGGATCTCCGCGCATCTCTGACATAATCAAGGCGCCCGGCTCCCGACGGAGCAGGCGCTTGGCGAGGGTCACCGCATGGCAACGGGTGAGACGGGCATCATCGGCAAGGGCATCGTCATCAAGGGCAACCTCACGGGTGGAGGTGACCTGGTCATCGAGGGGCGGGTGGAGGGGCAGATTGCCCTGAAGAACCACCTCACCATCGAGGGCACGGGTCGCGTCCAGGCGGACATCCGCGCGGAGGAGTTGACCATCAATGGCGAGGCCAGCGGCAACATCGACGCGTCCACGCGCGTGGCCATCAACGCCTCGGCGAAGGTGGCGGGCGACATCAAGGCGCCGCGCGTGGTCATCGAGGATGGCGCCGTGTTCAATGGCTCCATCGAGATGGACGTGAAGTTGCCGGACGACATCTAGCATCCACCGGCCCAACCGGGCTCCCAGGCGCACCACCTTCAAGAGGGGCGGACAACACTCATGGCGAATACGGTCATTGGTTCGAGCATCGTCATCGACGGTGAGATCTCCGGCGACGAGGACCTGGTCATCCAGGGCACCGTCAAGGGGAAGATCTCCCTGAAGGAGAGCCTCTTCGTGGAGGGCTCCGGCGTCGTCGAGGCGGACATCGAGACGCAGAACGTCGACATCGCCGGGCGCGTGACGGGCAACATCGTCGCCAGCGACAAGGTCGAGCTGAAGACGGACTGCCGCGTGGTGGGCGACATCAAGGCCCCGCGCATCCTCATCGCCGATGGTGCCTCCTTCAAGGGCAACGTCGACATGGACATGAAGGAGCGCTGATTCGTGGCCACCGCGAAGGATCTGGGAGCGAGCAACACCGTCGACAACACCGTGGTGGGGCCTTCCATCCTCATCAGCGGCCGTCTGACGGGTGACGAGGACCTCACGGTCCGCGGGCGCGTCGAGGGCGAGCTGACGCTCAGCCGGACCCTCATCGTCGAGCCCTCGGGCGTGGTGAAGGCCAACGTGGCGGTGAGGAACGCCATCGTCAGCGGCGTGGTGGTGGGCAACATCAACGCCACCGAGAGCGTGGAGCTGACCCGCGAAGGACGCATGGTGGGCGACATCCGCGCCCCGCGCGTCATCATCGTGGACGGCGCCAGCTTCCGCGGTCGCGTGGACATGGGCGATGTGGAGCCGGGCCGTCTGCCGGCCGAGCGCCCCGTGGTGGCCCGTCCGACCACGACCACTCGCCCGACCATCCGCCCGGGCGCCACGCCGCCGCGGCCGCCGGTTCCGCCCGCGCGCCCCGCGCCGACGCCGC contains:
- a CDS encoding tetratricopeptide repeat protein, with amino-acid sequence MRPVLLSARVVLLLCVLVADGASAAGRAKPPRVDREAMREAMDAAAADDGSTASSASYAHFLQSRLMHWDGDHRGSVDELRLALATDEGNPLLLTRLGEEYARAGDLDRAERELKRAVEKAPTYYAAHVMLGRVLLEGGRLTRARQHLRRAMSLRPRDPEAYLVLAQLELEGGAPAEAVKVVDALAVALPGEASGYQRLGLALAERGDSARAERLLQKATERDPGDVDSWTALAHLYDGTGRAAEAEEALAKALQGDPDRQDVLLAAGRAALKAGSPVRARAYFDRLLSLTDEPETAVRVAFSYLSARQTDAAAEVLDTAHKVAPSEPRLPYYLGLVLERQRRFSAAASAFAEVPASAEVFVDARTRRARCLSLAGEHARALALFRAAQQDAPEDLDLRVLHARALERGGAPAKAEALLREALATAPTPLVYDALAATLERQGKGAEALALLGAALAKSPRDPGLLYSLATVHERQGQLDAARARIRELLTVEPDHASAMNFLGYLLASSGRELDEAERLVARALRLRPDTGAFLDSLGWVYFHRGETQRAVDALERASELAPDEPVILEHLGDAYAQARRAADAARVWRRAVEVLALEPEAAEPADQRLGLERKLKALSTAATGR
- a CDS encoding lysophospholipase, which gives rise to MPRHDEGFFTAKDQTRLFWTLDLPEGEPKAHVAVLHGYGDHVGRYRPVIDALVADGFAVHGVDYRGHGRADGRRGYCAKWPDYLDDLDGFWQRVRREAGTKKSFLLAHSHGGLMAAHQLARGMEGLSGAVLSAPYLKLAITPPALKVLAARVVGKAVPWLQLKTELKPEDLSRDVQVQNAVREDPLYNPTVTPRWFIESTQAQGQVALLAPKIQVPLFVLCGSEDGVAAPTAARAFFEAAGTADKKFKEYPGMRHEPLNEVGREEVFRDISGWISAHL
- the bacN gene encoding bactofilin BacN; this encodes MATGETGIIGKGIVIKGNLTGGGDLVIEGRVEGQIALKNHLTIEGTGRVQADIRAEELTINGEASGNIDASTRVAINASAKVAGDIKAPRVVIEDGAVFNGSIEMDVKLPDDI
- a CDS encoding polymer-forming cytoskeletal protein, producing the protein MANTVIGSSIVIDGEISGDEDLVIQGTVKGKISLKESLFVEGSGVVEADIETQNVDIAGRVTGNIVASDKVELKTDCRVVGDIKAPRILIADGASFKGNVDMDMKER
- a CDS encoding polymer-forming cytoskeletal protein, which translates into the protein MATAKDLGASNTVDNTVVGPSILISGRLTGDEDLTVRGRVEGELTLSRTLIVEPSGVVKANVAVRNAIVSGVVVGNINATESVELTREGRMVGDIRAPRVIIVDGASFRGRVDMGDVEPGRLPAERPVVARPTTTTRPTIRPGATPPRPPVPPARPAPTPPSAPRAAPAPTVVSRPAAKPLPPPPPPAPAAPRLPEPRPAPTEQAGGANAPTPMLMGAGAKKKVVVKKKTR